The following are from one region of the Roseimicrobium gellanilyticum genome:
- a CDS encoding sigma-54-dependent Fis family transcriptional regulator: protein MKKKTASLSEEAALRLIVEGTVSETGTEFFRALVRNLAAAVQTNGAWVTEYLPETNRLRALAFWLGDKHLDSYEHDVPGTPCEAVLTERKLVHYPDRIVEIYPQEPDLRSFNIVSYLGVPLFDARGEIMGHLAVMDTKPLPSDPRIISLFEIFAARAAAELRRLRTERELRGREEQVSALLQSVMDGVVVLDATLRIVRVNPAAERLTGYSAEALIGQDSKWFLAGESAKLIANCTNELTGMPHDARHLWIPSQLTVLRADRTRFPAEATLSCFENQGGPFYTLILRNVDDRLTAERQIALLAAEREYLRGERAQDSVLGELIGASRSMLEVRAAIKQVAVTDATVLIHGETGTGKELVAEAIHAASTRKTKPLVRVNCAAIPASLMESEFFGHEKGAFTGAVTKREGRFSLADDGTIFLDEVGELPLDLQAKLLRVLQEGEFEPLGSTKTKKVDVRVVAATNRDLAEMVKEGTFREDLYYRLHVFPIMVPPLRERGDDVVLLANAFMQRFSERMGRQLDPLHREDLHRLASYDWPGNIRELQNVIERAIILTHGTRVNLTRALPVAGVSFPDNEPETESTDKPRILTIEELEALERENLRRALDACGGKISGASGAAQLLGVPASTFSSRMKALGVLRHGEQEKRSS, encoded by the coding sequence GTGAAGAAAAAAACCGCCAGCTTGAGCGAGGAGGCTGCCCTGCGTCTCATCGTGGAGGGTACCGTGTCCGAAACAGGCACGGAGTTTTTCCGCGCACTCGTCCGGAATCTGGCAGCAGCGGTGCAAACCAACGGCGCCTGGGTCACAGAATACCTGCCAGAGACCAACCGCCTGCGAGCGCTCGCCTTCTGGCTTGGGGACAAGCATCTGGACTCCTATGAACATGATGTGCCGGGAACACCCTGTGAAGCCGTGCTGACGGAACGCAAACTGGTGCACTATCCGGATCGCATTGTGGAGATCTACCCACAGGAACCTGACCTGCGTTCGTTCAACATCGTAAGCTATCTCGGTGTACCTCTCTTCGATGCACGTGGAGAGATCATGGGACACCTGGCGGTCATGGACACCAAGCCGCTGCCATCAGATCCCCGTATCATCTCCCTGTTTGAAATCTTCGCCGCCCGCGCCGCTGCGGAACTGCGCCGCCTGCGCACCGAGCGCGAACTGCGAGGTCGTGAAGAGCAGGTGTCCGCGCTTCTGCAAAGCGTGATGGATGGTGTGGTGGTGCTGGATGCCACGCTGCGCATTGTGCGCGTGAATCCTGCAGCAGAACGTCTCACGGGATACTCGGCAGAGGCGCTCATCGGACAAGACTCAAAATGGTTCCTCGCCGGCGAGAGCGCCAAGCTCATCGCGAACTGCACAAACGAACTCACCGGCATGCCTCATGACGCCCGGCACCTGTGGATTCCCTCGCAACTCACCGTACTGCGCGCAGACCGGACGCGATTCCCTGCTGAGGCGACGCTGTCCTGCTTCGAGAATCAAGGTGGACCCTTCTACACCCTCATCTTGCGCAATGTGGATGACCGCCTCACCGCTGAGCGTCAGATTGCCCTGCTCGCAGCGGAGCGGGAATACCTGCGCGGAGAGCGCGCGCAAGACTCCGTGCTGGGTGAATTGATTGGCGCGAGCCGCTCCATGCTGGAAGTGCGTGCGGCCATCAAGCAGGTGGCCGTGACCGATGCCACGGTGTTGATTCATGGGGAGACCGGCACCGGGAAGGAGCTGGTCGCGGAAGCCATTCACGCCGCCAGCACGCGCAAGACCAAGCCGCTCGTGCGTGTGAACTGTGCCGCGATTCCAGCCTCGCTCATGGAGAGCGAATTCTTCGGCCACGAGAAAGGCGCCTTCACCGGAGCCGTGACGAAGCGCGAGGGCCGCTTCAGCCTCGCCGATGATGGCACCATCTTCCTGGATGAAGTGGGTGAGCTGCCACTGGACCTGCAGGCGAAGCTGCTGCGCGTGCTGCAGGAAGGAGAATTCGAACCGCTGGGCAGTACAAAGACGAAGAAGGTGGATGTCCGCGTCGTTGCAGCCACCAATCGCGATCTCGCCGAGATGGTGAAGGAGGGAACCTTTCGCGAGGACCTCTACTACCGGCTGCATGTCTTCCCCATCATGGTGCCACCTCTACGTGAACGCGGCGATGACGTGGTGCTGCTGGCGAATGCCTTCATGCAGCGCTTCTCCGAACGCATGGGACGGCAGCTCGATCCACTGCATCGCGAAGACCTGCACCGGCTCGCAAGCTACGACTGGCCGGGAAACATTCGTGAACTGCAAAACGTCATCGAGCGCGCCATCATCCTCACCCATGGCACGCGGGTGAACCTGACGCGTGCCCTGCCCGTGGCGGGTGTATCATTTCCTGATAACGAACCTGAAACAGAATCGACAGACAAGCCACGCATTCTCACCATCGAAGAACTCGAGGCCCTGGAACGGGAGAATCTGCGCCGCGCCCTTGATGCGTGCGGCGGAAAAATCTCCGGAGCAAGCGGTGCCGCGCAGTTGCTGGGCGTTCCAGCTTCCACCTTCAGCTCACGCATGAAGGCTCTGGGTGTACTCCGCCACGGAGAGCAGGAGAAGCGGTCGAGCTGA
- a CDS encoding sulfite exporter TauE/SafE family protein has product MSDWLSQYTLIDTQQAFMLAALGALCIGMAKAGLSGCGLVSVLLFAEAFGAKASTGIVLPLLISADFMGYFLLRGGGKWRQIIPLVPPALIGVVIGWWLLDKLDNHLARLVIGWLILALLALKLLLDWKRDQLKELHKHQVFTWFLGVAAGVATMLANAAGPVMTVYLLAQRFEKSEYLGVFTRFFLFINLVKVPFSANIGLIHPTSLLTNLVLLPAVILGAVLGWRLVKVMSQRVFEWVIFGFALLAAARLVLG; this is encoded by the coding sequence ATGTCCGACTGGCTCTCGCAGTACACCCTCATTGATACGCAGCAGGCCTTCATGCTCGCCGCCCTGGGTGCACTCTGCATCGGCATGGCGAAGGCAGGCCTCAGCGGCTGCGGGCTCGTGAGTGTGCTGCTTTTTGCAGAGGCCTTTGGCGCCAAGGCATCCACCGGCATCGTGCTGCCCCTCCTCATTTCGGCGGATTTCATGGGCTACTTCCTCCTGCGTGGTGGCGGGAAGTGGCGGCAGATCATTCCCCTGGTACCGCCTGCGCTCATCGGTGTGGTCATCGGATGGTGGCTGCTGGACAAGCTGGACAATCACCTCGCGCGTCTCGTCATCGGCTGGCTCATCCTCGCCCTGCTCGCGCTCAAACTGCTGCTCGACTGGAAGCGGGATCAACTCAAGGAACTGCACAAACATCAGGTCTTCACCTGGTTCCTCGGCGTCGCGGCGGGCGTCGCCACCATGCTGGCGAATGCCGCCGGTCCGGTGATGACGGTCTATCTGCTCGCCCAGCGCTTTGAGAAGAGCGAATACCTCGGGGTGTTCACGCGATTTTTCCTCTTCATCAATCTGGTGAAGGTGCCCTTCAGCGCCAACATTGGACTGATCCATCCCACCTCTCTGCTGACCAATCTGGTGCTGCTGCCTGCGGTCATTCTTGGAGCGGTGCTCGGTTGGAGGTTGGTGAAAGTCATGTCACAGCGTGTCTTCGAGTGGGTCATCTTTGGCTTCGCCCTCCTCGCGGCGGCGCGTCTGGTGCTCGGGTGA
- a CDS encoding DeoR/GlpR family DNA-binding transcription regulator yields the protein MSRPKGKSAKPSASAGDATPMTLQRRSQIVDLANERGSVRVVELAGRFRVSEVTIRTDLDHLEREGRIVRDRGGALPAAHTRSVSTLPGMEQRSRLSVDAKRRIATAAAHRVKPGEAILLDAGTTVVEMVRHLTGTNGLTIVTNALNVAHTAAAATDARVIMLGGTVGRDSGSTLGPMAEDMMRHLVIDQLFLGAQAADLEHGLTDTNIEIAQIKRAMIQCSRRVTLLMDSSKWDAAGFIRVAPLTTVHTIITDQGLPEQARTAIENLGIEIETV from the coding sequence ATGAGTCGCCCCAAAGGAAAGTCTGCAAAACCCTCCGCTTCGGCCGGAGACGCCACCCCCATGACGTTGCAACGCCGCAGCCAGATTGTGGATTTGGCCAATGAGCGCGGCTCTGTGCGTGTGGTGGAGCTGGCCGGGCGCTTCCGCGTTTCGGAGGTGACCATCCGCACGGACCTGGACCATTTGGAGCGTGAGGGCCGCATTGTCCGCGACCGCGGCGGCGCTCTCCCCGCCGCCCATACCCGCTCCGTGAGCACGCTGCCGGGCATGGAGCAGCGCTCCCGGCTGAGCGTGGATGCAAAGCGACGTATCGCCACCGCTGCTGCCCATCGCGTGAAGCCGGGCGAAGCCATCCTCCTTGATGCTGGGACGACGGTGGTGGAAATGGTGCGCCACCTCACCGGCACGAACGGCCTTACCATCGTGACCAATGCATTGAACGTCGCCCACACCGCAGCCGCAGCCACGGACGCACGTGTCATCATGCTCGGCGGCACGGTGGGCCGTGACTCCGGCAGCACACTAGGCCCCATGGCAGAGGACATGATGCGCCATCTGGTGATCGACCAGCTCTTCCTAGGTGCGCAGGCCGCCGACCTTGAGCACGGCCTCACGGATACGAATATCGAAATCGCCCAAATCAAGCGCGCCATGATCCAGTGCTCCCGGCGCGTGACCTTGCTCATGGACTCCAGCAAGTGGGACGCCGCCGGCTTCATCCGCGTGGCCCCACTGACTACTGTGCACACCATCATCACGGACCAGGGTTTGCCGGAGCAGGCACGCACGGCCATCGAGAACCTGGGCATCGAGATTGAAACCGTCTGA
- a CDS encoding PTS fructose-like transporter subunit IIB: MKIVALTSCPTGIAHTFLAAEALKKTAQVMGHAMQVETQGASGAGDVLTDETIAAADVVILATDIRVDTSRFVGKPTVEVPVSEAIRDTRRVIEQAIAKVPTQEVAVSVAAPTPAPAPAALAAIPPAPAGTKRIVAITSCPTGIAHTFMAAEALQKAAKALGYEIKVETQGSVGAKNKLTSEDIAAADAVVVAAETKVDTAPFTGKRLFMTSTKHAMHSGREVIEMALKKPEAAAGGMNLASSVEAAKAARSAARTGPYKHLMTGVSYMLPIVIAGGLAIALAFAFGGIYAGDQKGTLAAALSQIGGGAAFHLFVAVLSGFIAFSIADRPGIAPGMVGGLLAQNLGAGFLGGIASGFLAGYLTKFLADKIKLPTTLEGLKPVLILPFLSTVLVGLAMIYVIAPPVQGILTAMTDWLNGMRGTNAALLGIILGSMMAFDMGGPVNKAAYTFAVGLLASKVYTPMAAVMAAGMTPPLGLALASFLFKNRFDADERSASAPALVLGLSFITEGAIPFAAKDPLRVIPALILGSATAGAISMMSNVQFLVPHGGIFAAIIPGAVTHLLAYLVAIVAGTVVTAGAIFFLKKPIAA; the protein is encoded by the coding sequence ATGAAAATCGTCGCCCTCACTTCCTGCCCCACGGGGATTGCGCACACCTTCCTGGCAGCGGAGGCCCTGAAGAAGACGGCACAGGTCATGGGGCATGCCATGCAGGTGGAAACGCAAGGTGCTAGCGGCGCGGGTGATGTGCTGACAGATGAGACGATCGCAGCGGCGGACGTGGTGATTCTCGCCACGGACATTCGCGTGGATACGAGCCGCTTCGTCGGGAAGCCAACGGTGGAGGTTCCGGTGAGTGAGGCCATCCGTGACACTCGTCGCGTGATTGAGCAGGCGATTGCCAAGGTGCCAACACAGGAAGTGGCTGTTTCGGTGGCAGCACCAACACCCGCACCTGCGCCAGCGGCTCTGGCGGCCATTCCTCCAGCGCCCGCGGGCACCAAGCGCATCGTGGCCATCACGTCCTGTCCCACGGGCATTGCGCACACCTTCATGGCAGCGGAGGCACTGCAGAAGGCGGCGAAGGCGCTTGGCTATGAGATCAAGGTGGAGACACAGGGCTCCGTGGGCGCGAAGAACAAGCTCACGTCCGAAGACATCGCCGCGGCGGATGCCGTGGTGGTGGCTGCGGAGACGAAGGTGGATACCGCGCCCTTCACTGGGAAGCGCCTCTTCATGACGAGCACGAAGCATGCGATGCATAGCGGACGTGAGGTAATCGAGATGGCGCTGAAAAAACCCGAAGCGGCTGCGGGTGGGATGAATCTTGCCTCCAGTGTGGAAGCTGCGAAGGCAGCACGGTCTGCGGCTCGTACGGGTCCATACAAGCATCTCATGACGGGGGTGTCGTACATGCTGCCCATCGTGATCGCGGGTGGCCTGGCCATTGCGCTCGCGTTCGCTTTCGGGGGAATCTATGCCGGTGATCAAAAAGGCACGCTCGCGGCGGCACTGAGCCAGATCGGCGGAGGTGCGGCCTTTCATTTGTTTGTGGCGGTGCTTTCGGGATTCATAGCGTTTTCCATCGCGGACCGTCCCGGCATCGCTCCGGGGATGGTGGGCGGATTGCTGGCGCAGAATCTCGGGGCGGGTTTCTTGGGCGGCATCGCTTCAGGATTTCTTGCGGGCTATCTCACGAAGTTCCTCGCGGATAAGATCAAACTGCCGACCACGCTGGAGGGATTGAAGCCGGTGCTCATCCTGCCGTTCCTCTCGACGGTGCTGGTGGGGTTGGCGATGATCTATGTCATCGCACCGCCGGTGCAGGGCATCCTCACGGCCATGACGGATTGGTTGAACGGCATGCGCGGCACGAATGCGGCACTGCTAGGCATCATCCTCGGGTCCATGATGGCTTTCGACATGGGCGGCCCGGTGAACAAGGCGGCATACACCTTCGCGGTTGGTCTGCTCGCGAGCAAGGTGTACACGCCGATGGCAGCCGTGATGGCCGCAGGCATGACGCCTCCGCTGGGATTGGCGCTTGCGTCGTTCCTCTTCAAGAACCGCTTCGATGCGGATGAACGCAGTGCGAGCGCACCTGCTCTGGTGCTTGGGCTGTCGTTCATCACGGAGGGCGCGATACCCTTTGCGGCGAAGGACCCGCTGCGGGTGATTCCAGCGCTTATCCTCGGGTCCGCCACGGCGGGAGCCATTTCGATGATGAGCAATGTGCAGTTCCTCGTGCCGCACGGTGGCATCTTCGCGGCCATCATTCCCGGTGCGGTGACGCATCTGCTCGCCTACCTCGTGGCCATCGTGGCCGGCACGGTCGTAACGGCGGGTGCCATCTTCTTTCTCAAGAAACCCATCGCAGCATGA